One window from the genome of Candidatus Vogelbacteria bacterium encodes:
- a CDS encoding TatD family hydrolase, protein MFRYIDIHSHVNFPAFDGDRDEVIKRAQEAQVAMINVGTGLETSQSAVDLANQYEAGVYAIVGLHPTHSTTNPADPDEIKDQVVHEAEIFDYEIYKKLASDPKVVAIGECGLDYFRLEEQTKATQIPVFQQQIALANEINKPLMLHIREAYGDALAVLREDAKVLGNVHFFAGTWEEGKQFLDLGFTLSFTGVVTFAKQYEELVRNTPLDMIMAETDCPYVAPVPHRGRRNEPVYVVEIVKKIAEIKALPEQQVAEALVANARRLFGL, encoded by the coding sequence ATGTTCCGCTATATTGATATTCATTCGCACGTTAATTTCCCAGCTTTTGACGGTGACAGAGATGAGGTAATTAAAAGAGCACAGGAAGCTCAGGTGGCGATGATTAATGTTGGTACCGGGCTAGAAACCTCGCAATCGGCAGTAGATCTGGCCAATCAGTATGAAGCAGGGGTTTACGCTATTGTAGGCTTACATCCGACTCATAGTACGACCAATCCGGCTGATCCTGATGAAATAAAAGACCAAGTGGTTCATGAGGCTGAGATTTTTGATTATGAGATCTATAAAAAATTAGCTAGTGACCCGAAAGTCGTAGCGATTGGTGAGTGTGGTTTGGATTATTTTCGGTTGGAGGAGCAAACCAAGGCGACCCAAATACCAGTTTTCCAACAACAAATAGCTTTGGCTAATGAAATCAATAAACCTCTAATGTTACATATTAGAGAGGCCTATGGTGACGCTTTGGCTGTGCTTAGGGAGGACGCCAAAGTATTGGGTAATGTCCATTTTTTTGCTGGTACTTGGGAGGAGGGGAAACAATTTTTAGATTTAGGCTTTACCCTCTCTTTTACTGGGGTGGTGACTTTTGCTAAGCAATATGAGGAGTTGGTTAGAAACACGCCTTTAGATATGATTATGGCTGAAACCGACTGTCCGTACGTCGCTCCGGTGCCTCATCGAGGCCGAAGGAATGAACCAGTCTATGTGGTGGAAATTGTTAAAAAAATAGCTGAAATCAAAGCCTTACCAGAACAGCAGGTAGCTGAAGCTTTGGTAGCCAACGCCAGGCGCCTATTTGGCCTCTAG
- a CDS encoding recombination protein O N-terminal domain-containing protein, with translation MAHHIYHTDGVVISKTSVSEWDARVGVFTRDLGLIFVHVKAYRRPESKLRPHLSLYSYIRLSVVRGREVWRLVGVENYGLTTVFVKHKSARLVVGQIINVVKRLVKGEDSHPVLFDDILGSFKQISLVVDQGRHLELENIELVTLLRVLHHLGYIPDIPELRIFIDHFSWTDLAQIKLDAVRRPMIQTINNSLKATHL, from the coding sequence ATGGCTCATCACATATATCACACGGATGGTGTTGTGATCTCGAAAACGAGTGTCAGTGAGTGGGATGCTCGAGTGGGTGTTTTTACGAGAGATTTAGGTTTAATTTTTGTTCACGTTAAAGCTTATCGTCGTCCAGAATCTAAATTAAGACCACATCTATCTTTGTATAGTTATATTAGACTGAGTGTAGTGAGAGGTCGGGAAGTGTGGCGGTTGGTGGGGGTAGAAAATTATGGTCTTACGACTGTTTTTGTTAAACATAAATCCGCTCGACTGGTTGTGGGACAAATTATCAACGTGGTCAAAAGGTTGGTTAAGGGTGAGGATAGTCACCCTGTTCTGTTTGACGATATTTTAGGCTCGTTCAAACAGATTAGTTTGGTTGTTGATCAAGGGCGTCATTTAGAATTAGAAAACATTGAGCTCGTTACTTTATTGCGAGTTCTGCACCACTTAGGTTACATTCCTGATATTCCAGAATTACGGATCTTCATCGACCATTTCTCTTGGACAGACTTAGCTCAAATTAAATTAGACGCTGTCCGTCGACCAATGATTCAGACTATTAACAACTCACTCAAGGCTACTCACCTGTAG
- a CDS encoding 30S ribosomal protein S6: protein MKEQVIADIDLKDPKTYEIGYLLSPLVPEADKADKITEIIVKEVEAVGGTMVSQTTPHLRKLAYKIGKTINHKKTLVSDAYFGAVKFSVTPDKINTVKKQVEKSDLIIRILVIDAPVQTERIVVPRAEVKNEEVIAEEGVIEEDKGLVDNEKIDQEIEELLVA from the coding sequence ATGAAAGAACAAGTTATTGCTGATATTGATTTAAAAGACCCAAAAACCTATGAAATAGGCTATTTGTTGAGTCCTTTGGTGCCTGAGGCTGACAAGGCTGACAAAATCACTGAGATTATTGTTAAAGAGGTGGAAGCGGTAGGTGGAACTATGGTTAGTCAAACCACTCCTCACTTACGAAAATTGGCTTACAAAATTGGTAAGACTATTAACCACAAAAAAACTTTAGTGTCAGATGCTTATTTTGGAGCGGTTAAATTTTCTGTTACGCCTGACAAAATAAATACCGTTAAAAAACAAGTAGAAAAAAGTGATCTAATTATTCGTATTTTGGTTATCGACGCTCCAGTTCAAACAGAAAGAATTGTTGTTCCACGAGCTGAGGTTAAAAATGAAGAAGTGATCGCTGAAGAAGGGGTGATAGAAGAAGATAAGGGTTTGGTTGATAATGAAAAAATCGACCAAGAGATCGAAGAACTACTCGTTGCTTAA
- the rpsR gene encoding 30S ribosomal protein S18: MKQCHFCSNNIKEVDYKEVDALKLFLDPHARIVKHRRTATCSRHQRRLTTAIKRARFMGLLPFLAS; the protein is encoded by the coding sequence ATGAAGCAATGCCATTTCTGCAGTAATAATATTAAGGAGGTAGATTACAAAGAGGTTGATGCCCTCAAGCTCTTTCTTGATCCTCATGCTCGAATCGTTAAGCACCGTCGAACAGCGACTTGTTCTCGTCATCAAAGACGACTAACGACTGCTATTAAGCGAGCTCGTTTTATGGGTCTATTGCCTTTCTTGGCTAGTTAA
- the metG gene encoding methionine--tRNA ligase: MSKQFYITTTLPYVNAEPHVGFAMELIRADVIARWRKSVGDEVFFNTGTDEHGSKLWQAAQKEGKEVKQYVDEYAEKFKGLVKLLGISEDINFVRTTDAKHEKTAQEFWRRCQANGFIYKKAYQIKYCVGCELEKTDSELDDKGECPLHPGRAIELIDEENYFFKFSAFQQPLLDFYTKHPKFVLPDFRFNEIKAFVERGLEDFSISRLKSKMPWGVAVPDDSDQVMYVWFDALVNYISTLGWPDNQAQFEAFWVNGTPTQYCGKDNLRQQSAMWQAMLMSVNLPNTHQVVINGFYTGEGGIKMSKSIGNVVNPYDVVAEYGVDALRYFVTRETSSFDDSPFTMERFKDTYNANLANGLGNLVSRIMKMAETNLMKCPALVPALPSVDFQTALSEYDTNKAASVVWEIITKLDKKIQDTQPFKLVKTDQAVGVKIIEELVTDLYTISQMLNPLMPETAKIIQQLIEENKAPAQPLFLRKD; the protein is encoded by the coding sequence ATGTCTAAACAGTTTTATATCACCACCACTTTGCCTTATGTTAATGCTGAACCGCATGTTGGTTTTGCTATGGAGTTGATTAGGGCTGATGTGATCGCTCGGTGGCGTAAATCAGTGGGTGATGAAGTCTTTTTTAATACTGGTACTGATGAACATGGTTCCAAACTATGGCAAGCCGCCCAAAAAGAAGGTAAAGAAGTAAAGCAGTATGTCGATGAATATGCTGAAAAATTCAAAGGTTTAGTCAAGTTGTTAGGTATTTCAGAAGATATTAATTTTGTTCGCACTACTGATGCCAAGCATGAAAAAACCGCTCAAGAATTTTGGCGCCGTTGTCAGGCTAATGGTTTTATTTATAAAAAAGCTTACCAAATTAAATATTGTGTCGGATGTGAATTAGAAAAAACAGACTCCGAACTAGATGATAAAGGGGAGTGCCCGCTTCATCCTGGCCGAGCAATTGAGTTAATTGATGAAGAAAACTATTTTTTCAAATTTTCCGCTTTTCAACAACCATTGTTAGATTTTTATACTAAACATCCTAAGTTTGTTTTACCTGATTTTAGATTTAATGAAATTAAAGCTTTTGTCGAGAGAGGATTAGAAGACTTTTCTATTTCTCGGTTGAAATCTAAAATGCCCTGGGGTGTAGCTGTTCCCGATGATTCAGACCAAGTAATGTATGTTTGGTTCGATGCATTGGTTAATTATATCTCCACCTTAGGTTGGCCTGACAACCAGGCTCAATTTGAGGCTTTCTGGGTCAATGGAACACCGACTCAATATTGTGGTAAGGACAATTTGCGTCAACAGTCGGCTATGTGGCAGGCCATGTTGATGTCGGTCAATCTACCGAATACTCATCAGGTGGTAATAAATGGTTTCTATACTGGCGAAGGGGGGATTAAGATGTCTAAGTCAATCGGTAATGTGGTTAATCCTTATGATGTAGTGGCAGAATACGGAGTGGATGCTTTGCGCTATTTTGTGACCAGGGAAACTTCTTCTTTTGATGATAGTCCTTTTACGATGGAAAGATTTAAAGACACTTATAATGCCAATCTGGCTAATGGTTTGGGTAATTTGGTGTCACGAATTATGAAAATGGCTGAAACTAATTTAATGAAGTGTCCGGCTTTGGTTCCAGCACTACCTTCAGTTGATTTTCAGACTGCTTTATCTGAATACGACACCAATAAAGCGGCGAGTGTGGTTTGGGAGATAATCACTAAGCTCGATAAAAAAATCCAAGACACTCAACCATTTAAATTGGTAAAAACTGATCAAGCGGTTGGAGTTAAAATTATTGAAGAGTTGGTTACTGATTTATACACTATTAGTCAAATGTTAAATCCACTTATGCCCGAAACTGCTAAAATCATTCAACAATTAATTGAAGAAAATAAAGCCCCAGCTCAGCCTTTATTTTTACGCAAGGATTAA
- a CDS encoding AI-2E family transporter, which translates to MEQDSKNTPIQVTITTGTVWRVFFVAFLILLGYLLFDLVLILLTSVVLASAVEPATRWFMNYKFPRVLAVLTIYVVSFCAVFSFLYIFIPPLFLEVSDLSNNIPEQIDSSSVVGYNFEPVLSLGGIEKSFVLKDLIEPVEQAVGQFTGGLFTTASTVFGGAFSFILILVISFYLSVQEKGIENFIKLVVPYRNEPYILDLWNRSQIKIGQWMKGQIVLALIVGVLVFLGLTILQVKYAFVLAVIAAFFELIPVFGPILAAVPAVILAFTDNTTAGLMVIGLYVIIQQFENHLIYPLVVKKVVGLSPIIVILALLVGAKIAGFLGIILSVPLATILMEIANDFEKRKARMNEAR; encoded by the coding sequence ATGGAACAAGACTCTAAAAATACTCCAATCCAAGTAACTATTACGACTGGTACTGTCTGGCGGGTATTTTTTGTGGCCTTCTTGATTTTGCTTGGTTATTTATTATTTGATTTGGTGTTGATCTTGTTGACTTCAGTGGTACTGGCTTCAGCGGTAGAACCGGCGACTCGTTGGTTTATGAATTATAAATTTCCACGAGTATTAGCTGTGCTGACTATTTATGTGGTTTCTTTTTGTGCTGTTTTTAGTTTTTTGTATATCTTCATACCACCCCTCTTTTTAGAGGTTTCCGATCTTTCTAATAATATTCCAGAACAAATTGATTCTTCATCCGTGGTTGGTTATAACTTTGAACCAGTCTTATCTCTAGGGGGGATTGAAAAAAGTTTTGTTTTAAAAGATTTAATCGAACCAGTTGAACAGGCGGTGGGTCAATTTACTGGTGGTTTATTTACGACTGCTAGTACGGTCTTCGGTGGAGCTTTTAGTTTTATTTTGATTTTAGTTATTTCTTTCTACTTATCAGTTCAAGAGAAAGGAATTGAAAACTTTATTAAACTAGTCGTACCTTATCGTAATGAACCTTATATTCTTGATTTGTGGAACCGGTCCCAGATTAAGATTGGTCAATGGATGAAAGGGCAAATTGTACTGGCTCTGATTGTGGGCGTTTTGGTCTTTTTAGGACTCACTATTTTGCAAGTTAAATATGCCTTTGTGTTGGCGGTAATTGCGGCCTTCTTTGAGTTGATTCCAGTTTTTGGGCCGATCTTAGCCGCTGTTCCAGCGGTGATATTAGCTTTTACTGATAATACCACCGCTGGTTTGATGGTGATTGGATTGTATGTGATCATTCAACAGTTTGAAAACCATCTGATCTACCCGCTAGTGGTTAAAAAGGTGGTTGGTTTATCGCCAATTATTGTTATTTTAGCCCTGTTGGTGGGAGCAAAAATAGCCGGCTTTCTAGGAATTATTTTGTCGGTACCACTGGCTACCATCTTGATGGAAATAGCCAACGATTTCGAGAAAAGAAAAGCGCGCATGAATGAAGCTCGATAA
- the ssb gene encoding single-stranded DNA-binding protein — protein MYLNKAIIIGNLTRDPEQRALPSGVSVTSFAVATSRVWKDKNGAKQEDTQYHNVVAFGPQANVAGQYLKKGSSVMVEGRMQTRSWDAQDGSKKYRTEIVVEKIQLGPRREGQATGFAGETAKTDGPAPAPQLDTIEYPEEEINPDDIPF, from the coding sequence ATGTATCTTAATAAAGCGATAATCATTGGTAATCTTACTCGCGATCCAGAACAGCGAGCTTTGCCAAGTGGGGTATCAGTCACTAGTTTTGCGGTAGCCACTTCTCGAGTGTGGAAGGATAAGAATGGAGCCAAGCAAGAAGATACTCAATACCACAATGTCGTCGCTTTTGGTCCTCAAGCCAATGTGGCCGGACAATATCTCAAGAAGGGAAGTTCAGTGATGGTAGAAGGCAGAATGCAGACCCGCAGTTGGGATGCCCAAGATGGTTCTAAAAAGTATCGAACTGAAATAGTGGTGGAGAAGATTCAATTAGGACCAAGACGAGAGGGGCAAGCGACTGGCTTTGCTGGTGAGACAGCCAAGACCGATGGTCCAGCCCCAGCTCCTCAGTTGGATACTATTGAATATCCAGAGGAAGAGATTAATCCTGACGATATTCCTTTTTAA
- a CDS encoding elongation factor P produces the protein MAMLEYNEIKPRKYIIHEGGPYEVLDSHVFRKQQRKPVNATKLKNLITGKVVEHSFHVSDKVPEAELTTKKAKYLYFNRGEYWFCEPSNPSNRYQVEASVLGETIKYVKTNSEVELLTFEEQPIGMKIPVKVELKVTEASPAVKGNTVQGGSKQVTLETGATLNVPMFVNEGDTIRINTDSGEYVERIN, from the coding sequence ATGGCTATGCTCGAATACAATGAAATAAAGCCCCGAAAGTACATCATTCACGAAGGTGGGCCTTATGAAGTTCTCGATTCTCACGTCTTCCGCAAACAACAACGAAAGCCAGTTAACGCTACTAAACTTAAGAATTTGATTACTGGTAAAGTCGTAGAACATTCTTTCCACGTCTCCGATAAAGTACCTGAAGCTGAGTTGACCACTAAAAAAGCTAAATATCTATATTTCAACCGCGGTGAGTACTGGTTCTGCGAACCAAGCAATCCTAGTAATCGCTACCAAGTTGAAGCTAGTGTTTTGGGTGAGACAATTAAATACGTAAAAACCAATTCTGAGGTAGAGTTATTAACCTTTGAAGAACAGCCGATCGGAATGAAGATTCCAGTAAAAGTGGAACTGAAAGTCACTGAAGCCTCCCCGGCTGTTAAAGGTAATACTGTCCAAGGTGGTAGCAAACAAGTTACCTTGGAAACAGGAGCTACTCTCAACGTGCCCATGTTCGTCAATGAAGGCGATACAATCCGTATTAATACCGACAGTGGAGAATACGTCGAAAGAATAAACTAA
- a CDS encoding glycine--tRNA ligase produces the protein MEKIVSLAKRRGFIYQGSEIYGGLAGTWDYGPLGVALKNNIKRLWWKRFVDDREDMYGFDAAILMNQNVWQASGHVDGFADPLVECVKCQKRFRADHLADKEKCPDCGGALGAEKAFNMMFKTNVGAVQDETSVSYLRPETAQGMFVNFKNVLDSFHPKLPFGLAQIGKAFRNEIAPRDFVFRTREFEQMEIEYFVKPIDWQKAFEELRLEVLAFNAEIGLEAGHVHELEVAAEDRAHYSERTIDFEFDFPFGRKELYGLAYRTDYDLKKHSENSTVDLSYYDEESKERFIPHVIEPSFGVDRTVLAVLSDAYREDEMNGEARSYLALAPSVAPVLVAVFPLLKNKPELIAKARTIFAELKANFGRVVFDDNGNIGKRYRRQDEIGTPYCVTIDFDTLEDETVTIRHRDSGEQERVTIAGLITKLNS, from the coding sequence ATGGAAAAGATAGTTAGTTTAGCTAAGAGGCGCGGTTTTATTTACCAGGGCTCGGAAATTTATGGTGGCCTGGCTGGGACTTGGGATTACGGCCCTTTAGGGGTAGCGCTTAAAAATAATATTAAACGGTTGTGGTGGAAGCGGTTTGTAGACGATCGAGAGGATATGTATGGTTTTGATGCGGCTATTTTGATGAATCAAAATGTGTGGCAAGCTTCAGGTCACGTGGATGGATTTGCTGACCCCTTGGTTGAATGTGTTAAGTGTCAAAAACGTTTTAGAGCTGATCACTTAGCTGACAAAGAAAAATGTCCAGACTGCGGGGGAGCTTTAGGAGCTGAGAAAGCTTTTAATATGATGTTTAAAACTAATGTGGGGGCAGTCCAAGACGAAACATCAGTGTCTTATTTACGACCAGAAACAGCTCAGGGGATGTTTGTGAACTTCAAAAATGTGCTGGACTCTTTTCATCCCAAATTGCCGTTTGGTTTGGCTCAGATTGGAAAGGCTTTTCGTAACGAAATAGCGCCTCGGGATTTTGTGTTTAGAACTCGAGAGTTTGAGCAAATGGAAATTGAATATTTTGTTAAGCCGATCGACTGGCAAAAAGCTTTTGAAGAGTTAAGATTGGAAGTCTTGGCTTTTAATGCGGAGATTGGCTTGGAGGCTGGACATGTTCATGAGTTGGAGGTGGCAGCGGAAGACCGGGCCCATTATTCTGAAAGAACAATTGATTTTGAATTTGATTTTCCTTTTGGTCGCAAGGAGCTTTATGGTTTAGCTTATCGAACCGACTACGATCTCAAAAAGCATTCGGAAAACTCCACTGTTGACTTGTCGTACTACGATGAAGAGTCTAAAGAACGTTTTATTCCACATGTCATTGAACCGTCTTTTGGGGTAGATCGAACAGTTCTAGCTGTATTGAGTGATGCTTATCGAGAAGATGAAATGAATGGAGAGGCTCGAAGTTATTTGGCTTTAGCCCCTAGTGTCGCCCCTGTGCTAGTGGCTGTTTTCCCACTTCTTAAAAATAAACCAGAATTAATTGCTAAGGCTCGAACGATCTTTGCTGAACTAAAAGCCAATTTTGGCCGAGTAGTCTTTGATGATAATGGCAATATTGGTAAACGTTATCGCCGTCAGGATGAGATAGGAACTCCTTACTGTGTGACTATCGATTTTGATACCCTTGAAGATGAGACGGTCACCATTCGTCATCGTGATAGCGGTGAGCAAGAACGGGTGACCATAGCCGGCCTAATAACCAAGCTCAACTCCTAA
- a CDS encoding inorganic diphosphatase codes for MYKAYIEIPKGDGRRRHMKYDKSGLIDLGPIKDVIPVNEGIMPVHYGFIKDTVNKEEDSEHEEELDVLVFSSRDLKPADEVLIKPIGLIKREDKDEKILAVEIDFCDHNSWSDIPLTEQKIIKDYFGYKSPIVEIVDEAEALTLIKKSQI; via the coding sequence ATGTATAAAGCTTATATAGAGATACCAAAAGGAGATGGTCGAAGACGTCATATGAAATATGACAAGAGTGGTTTAATCGATTTGGGGCCTATTAAGGATGTGATTCCGGTTAATGAGGGAATAATGCCGGTTCACTATGGTTTTATAAAAGATACTGTAAATAAAGAAGAAGATAGTGAGCACGAGGAAGAACTAGATGTTTTGGTTTTTTCTAGTAGAGATCTGAAACCAGCTGACGAAGTATTAATTAAACCAATTGGTCTTATAAAGAGAGAAGATAAAGATGAAAAGATTTTGGCAGTAGAAATAGATTTTTGTGACCATAATTCTTGGTCAGACATTCCTTTAACAGAGCAAAAAATAATAAAAGATTATTTTGGTTACAAATCACCAATAGTTGAAATTGTTGATGAGGCTGAAGCTTTAACTTTAATAAAAAAGTCTCAAATTTAG